One region of Mycteria americana isolate JAX WOST 10 ecotype Jacksonville Zoo and Gardens chromosome 17, USCA_MyAme_1.0, whole genome shotgun sequence genomic DNA includes:
- the B3GALT9 gene encoding LOW QUALITY PROTEIN: beta-1,3-galactosyltransferase 9 (The sequence of the model RefSeq protein was modified relative to this genomic sequence to represent the inferred CDS: deleted 2 bases in 2 codons), translating into MHLQHDHPLGSSFLPQAGEVEAVVSGYRAVTGSCRPRYGRCPVSLCRGETASAVTTDPAAGRTPTTMQLTLCRLRTHQWCFILFNVLLFHMLLFGADLLEEYFLRSLPLSYTDAKTLEIRERARKLDMDPVKANLSYTLNSAATCSHQEVFLLVLVCSSPENRTRRNTIRQTWGNVTDASGYAVLTLFALGKPASVTTQLEIHEESQKHRDIIEGSFIDSPKTQTQKMLMSVEWTVTFCPHARYILKTDEDMFVSIPSLAGYLLSLTQLEDIYIGRVIHQGVPDRDPESPGFVPIHQYSEEFYPDYCDGRAFVMSQDVARKVYVAAKEVPVSMPPDIFVGICAKKAGIAPIHSSRFSGEKHISYNRCCYKFIFTSSNVKEDELFKDWKETSDGKDCSLLETYYGLVSCKVLTYIDKFKQFNLERIKNEVLHFAD; encoded by the exons atgCACCTGCAACACGATCATCCCCTGGGATCGTCTTTCCTC CCGCAGGCAGGTGAGGTGGAAGCCGTGGTCTCCGGGTACCGGGCAGTAACTGGATCCTGCAGACCCAGATACGGACGCTGCCCCGTT AGCCTCTGCCGGGGAGAAACTGCCTCCGCCGTGACCACGGACCCTGCTGCAGGGAGAACTCCCACCACCATGCAG CTGACCCTCTGCAGGCTCCGGACTCACCAGTGGTGCTTCATCCTCTTTAATGTCTTGCTTTTCCACATGCTGCTTTTTGGAGCAGATTTACTGGAGGAATACTTCCTGCGGTCATTACCTCTTTCTTACACTGATGCAAAGACTCTCGAAATCAGGGAGAGGGCCAGGAAGCTGGATATGGATCCCGTAAAGGCCAATCTCTCTTACACTCTCAACAGTGCAGCAACATGCTCCCATCAAGAGGTATTTTTGCTCGTTCTTGTCTGCAGTAGCCCAGAAAACAGGACAAGGCGCAACACGATCAGGCAGACGTGGGGCAACGTGACAGACGCCAGCGGTTATGCTGTCCTTACTCTGTTTGCTTTAGGAAAGCCAGCGTCAGTAACCACCCAGCTGGAGATCCACGAAGAGTCTCAAAAGCACAGAGACATTATTGAAGGCAGTTTCATTGATTCTCCCAAGACGCAGACACAGAAGATGTTGATGAGCGTGGAGTGGACAGTGACTTTCTGTCCCCATGCAAGGTATATTCTTAAAACAGATGAAGACATGTTTGTCAGTATTCCAAGTCTGGCTGGATACCTGCTTAGCTTAACGCAGCTAGAGGACATTTACATCGGGAGAGTCATTCATCAAGGAGTGCCCGACAGAGACCCCGAAAGCCCGGGCTTTGTTCCCATCCATCAATACTCGGAAGAGTTTTACCCAGATTACTGCGATGGCAGGGCTTTCGTCATGTCCCAGGACGTCGCTCGCAAGGTGTACGTGGCCGCCAAGGAGGTGCCAGTTTCAATGCCCCCCGATATCTTTGTCGGGATCTGTGCTAAAAAAGCTGGCATCGCTCCCATTCACAGCTCTCGATTTTCTGGGGAGAAGCACATCAGCTACAATCGATGCTGCTATAAATTCATTTTCACCTCTTCCAACGTGAAAGAGGACGAGTTATTTAAAGACTGGAAGGAAACAAGCGATGGGAAAGATTGCTCATTACTGGAAACTTACTACGGTCTGGTGTCCTGCAAGGTTTT